In Amycolatopsis sp. EV170708-02-1, the following are encoded in one genomic region:
- a CDS encoding TetR/AcrR family transcriptional regulator, with protein sequence MTEEPQVRKRDAAATRAALLDAAAALFAERGFDRTTVRDIAKLAGANQALLFRYFGSKDALFEEVLARGGREQIATTPPDELLGTALRSMLESEPGRDRTLDAYLRSTGHDSAAAAVRRQLGEEYAKVLATLTDAEDAELRADLILAWLLGIGLVRDITGKEPLASADPDDVCRLVLGAARTLLERSG encoded by the coding sequence ATGACGGAAGAACCGCAGGTGCGCAAGCGCGACGCGGCCGCGACCAGGGCGGCCCTGCTCGACGCGGCGGCGGCTCTCTTCGCCGAACGCGGTTTCGACCGGACGACCGTGCGCGACATCGCGAAACTCGCCGGGGCCAACCAGGCCCTGCTGTTCCGCTACTTCGGATCGAAGGACGCGCTGTTCGAGGAGGTCCTGGCGCGCGGCGGACGCGAGCAGATCGCCACCACCCCACCGGACGAACTGCTCGGAACGGCGTTGCGCAGCATGCTGGAGTCCGAGCCCGGCCGCGACCGCACCCTCGACGCGTACCTGCGCTCGACGGGGCACGACAGCGCCGCGGCCGCGGTCCGGCGGCAGCTCGGCGAGGAGTACGCCAAGGTGCTCGCCACGCTGACCGACGCCGAAGACGCGGAGCTGCGGGCCGACCTGATCCTCGCCTGGCTGCTCGGGATCGGCCTGGTCCGCGACATCACCGGCAAGGAACCGCTGGCCAGCGCGGATCCCGACGACGTCTGCCGCCTGGTGCTCGGCGCGGCGCGGACCCTGCTGGAGCGCAGCGGGTAA
- a CDS encoding phosphotransferase, with translation MTSFPPAGTEAEFAALTRQDLLPAVMSLGFGEAVPFTEGSLPVYAVGDDLVLKLFPPVHLDELPTERTMLEVLHGKLPIPTPAVRDVGERDGWGYVLMERLRGETLKDAWPKLSTEDKARLAPELGEALAALHSLHDPRLDVLDPPDWAAFVAEQRANVVEHHRRTGLGESWLAQIPAFLDSVELGSPPVVPLHTEFMRDHLMVAFDGGRPRLTGLFDFEPAMRGAAEYDFVAVGLFVSGGDKDFLRRLLAGYGVEPDDGFSRRCLAYALLHVYSNFTWYLGVLPAPEEPTLESLSRAWW, from the coding sequence GTGACCTCGTTCCCGCCCGCCGGCACCGAAGCCGAATTCGCCGCGCTGACCAGGCAAGACCTGCTCCCGGCCGTGATGTCGCTCGGCTTCGGCGAAGCCGTCCCGTTCACCGAGGGCTCCTTGCCGGTCTACGCCGTCGGCGACGATCTGGTGCTCAAGCTGTTCCCTCCGGTGCATCTCGACGAACTCCCCACCGAGCGGACGATGCTCGAGGTCCTGCACGGGAAACTGCCGATCCCGACCCCCGCCGTGCGCGACGTCGGCGAGCGGGACGGCTGGGGTTACGTGCTCATGGAACGCCTGCGCGGCGAAACGCTGAAGGACGCCTGGCCGAAACTGTCCACAGAGGACAAAGCCCGGCTCGCGCCCGAACTCGGCGAGGCGCTGGCCGCCCTGCATTCGCTGCACGACCCCCGGCTCGACGTCCTGGACCCGCCGGATTGGGCCGCGTTCGTCGCCGAGCAGCGCGCGAACGTCGTCGAGCATCACCGGCGGACCGGGCTCGGCGAAAGCTGGCTCGCCCAGATCCCGGCGTTCCTCGATTCCGTCGAGCTGGGCAGCCCGCCGGTCGTCCCGCTGCACACCGAATTCATGCGTGACCACCTCATGGTCGCCTTCGACGGCGGACGTCCGCGGCTGACCGGGCTCTTCGATTTCGAACCCGCCATGCGGGGCGCGGCCGAGTACGACTTCGTCGCCGTCGGCCTGTTCGTTTCCGGCGGGGACAAGGACTTCCTGCGACGGCTGCTGGCCGGATACGGCGTCGAGCCGGACGACGGATTCTCCCGGCGTTGCCTGGCGTACGCGCTTTTGCACGTGTACAGCAACTTCACCTGGTACCTCGGGGTCCTCCCCGCGCCGGAGGAACCGACGCTGGAGAGCCTCAGCCGCGCTTGGTGGTAG
- a CDS encoding cytochrome P450: MTATYPAAKDDPATPMGAIYAEYPPMSRVVFPSGCEGWLVTRYEDVRLIFSDTRFSRNLLAPGAPCLIEPGDFSTGEHSILNMDPPDHTRLRKLTAQAFTVRRIAGLRPRIQEIADTLLRAMAGHGPPVDLVEMFAFPLPTAVMCEILGVPFEGRERFRQWSRVIVTPMAYSPAEVAQARRDGADDMAELVAVKRETPGEDLLSVLVHARDEDGDRLTEAELIDLATQLLLAGHETTVSLIATGIVLLAGHPDQLAALRSDPSLTEGAVEEIMRFDGPADASLLRVALDDVELSAGRVRRGEAVLAHTGAANRDEAAFPGASRFDIRRRNAPQLGFGHGLHFCLGAALARLEGEIAFRTLLDGLPGLDLAVPASAIAWRPPLSIRGPEAVPVTWATTKRG; the protein is encoded by the coding sequence ATGACAGCCACCTATCCCGCGGCGAAGGACGACCCCGCGACCCCGATGGGCGCGATCTACGCCGAATATCCGCCGATGTCCCGGGTCGTCTTCCCCAGCGGCTGCGAAGGCTGGCTGGTGACGCGGTACGAAGACGTCCGCCTGATCTTCTCGGACACGCGGTTCTCCCGGAACCTGCTCGCCCCGGGCGCGCCGTGCCTCATCGAACCGGGCGACTTCTCCACCGGCGAGCACAGCATCCTGAACATGGACCCGCCGGATCACACGCGCCTGCGGAAGCTGACGGCGCAGGCCTTCACCGTCCGCCGGATCGCCGGGCTCCGGCCGCGGATCCAGGAGATCGCCGACACGCTGCTGCGGGCGATGGCCGGACACGGTCCGCCGGTGGATCTCGTGGAGATGTTCGCCTTCCCGCTGCCCACCGCGGTCATGTGCGAGATCCTCGGCGTCCCTTTCGAAGGCAGGGAACGGTTCCGCCAGTGGTCGCGCGTGATCGTCACGCCGATGGCGTACAGCCCGGCGGAAGTGGCGCAGGCCCGGCGTGACGGGGCGGACGACATGGCGGAGCTCGTCGCCGTCAAGCGGGAGACGCCGGGGGAGGACCTGCTGAGCGTCCTCGTGCACGCTCGCGACGAGGACGGCGACCGGCTCACCGAGGCCGAGCTGATCGATCTGGCCACCCAGCTGCTGCTCGCCGGGCACGAGACCACGGTCAGCCTGATCGCGACCGGGATCGTGCTGCTGGCGGGACATCCGGATCAGCTCGCCGCGCTACGCTCGGATCCGAGCCTGACCGAGGGGGCCGTCGAGGAGATCATGCGGTTCGACGGACCGGCCGACGCGTCGCTGCTCCGGGTCGCGCTGGACGACGTCGAGCTGAGCGCCGGCCGGGTCCGGCGCGGTGAGGCGGTGCTGGCGCACACCGGCGCGGCGAATCGCGACGAAGCCGCCTTCCCCGGCGCGTCACGGTTCGACATCCGGCGCCGGAACGCGCCGCAACTCGGCTTCGGGCACGGTCTTCATTTCTGCCTCGGCGCGGCCTTGGCCCGGCTCGAAGGGGAGATCGCGTTCCGGACCCTGCTCGACGGGCTCCCGGGACTGGATCTCGCGGTTCCCGCCTCCGCCATCGCCTGGCGTCCGCCGCTTTCGATCCGCGGCCCGGAGGCGGTGCCGGTGACCTGGGCTACCACCAAGCGCGGCTGA
- a CDS encoding TetR/AcrR family transcriptional regulator: MKRKLAREDWADAALEALCEGGVGAIAVEPLAAKLGTTKGSFYWHFANRDALVEAAVRRWVEHDTEALITLLDGISDPERRLRELFELVFGGKDDERAELALLAHAGDPVIGPLLADVTARRVDFIVRCFREMGRPETEARHRGLLAYTAFIGLIQAQRASGGTLLSATERPGYLEFLRGIITR, translated from the coding sequence GTGAAACGGAAGCTCGCACGGGAAGATTGGGCCGACGCGGCGCTCGAAGCGCTGTGCGAAGGTGGCGTCGGCGCGATCGCCGTCGAGCCCCTCGCCGCGAAACTCGGGACGACGAAAGGCAGTTTCTACTGGCATTTCGCGAACCGGGACGCGCTGGTCGAGGCCGCCGTGCGCCGGTGGGTCGAACACGACACCGAGGCGCTGATCACCCTGCTGGACGGGATCTCGGATCCGGAACGAAGGCTGCGCGAGCTCTTCGAACTCGTCTTCGGCGGCAAGGACGACGAACGGGCCGAGCTGGCCCTGCTCGCCCATGCCGGCGACCCGGTGATCGGCCCGCTGCTCGCGGACGTCACCGCGCGGCGGGTCGACTTCATCGTCCGGTGCTTCCGGGAGATGGGCCGCCCGGAAACCGAAGCCCGGCATCGGGGTCTGCTGGCCTACACGGCCTTCATCGGGTTGATCCAGGCGCAGCGGGCGAGCGGCGGGACCCTGCTGTCCGCCACGGAACGACCGGGCTATCTGGAGTTCCTGCGCGGGATTATCACCCGGTGA
- a CDS encoding FAD-binding and (Fe-S)-binding domain-containing protein, translating into MEILADAATLALYTTDASNYRHVPKGVALPRSVDEVIEAVAACRRAGLPVIARGGGTSVAGNSCGPGVVLDTSRHLGGVLDLDPAARTARVAPGTVLDDLQRLAAPHGLRFGPDPSTHSRCTIGGMIGNNACGSHSVAWGRTVDVVRELDVLLYDGTRLTVGPASPSEVDARAAKPGTEGRVFSELRALVRDNLALLRTELSSFSRRVSGYGLEHLLPENGFDVAKALVGSEGTCVTVLEATVSLAEVPQRKVLAVLGFESDIAAADAVPAILPWSPLTVEGVDADLVALLEPGRADGLPPGGAWLFVEMADPDKARGLIAGLRGALTGSALLDDAAAQKRLWRIREEGAGLATRLAGGEEAWPGWEDAAVPPERLGAYLREFKQLMRRHGRKSVVYGHYGEGCLHLRLDFDLLSPRGIAGFRSFLEEAADLVAAHGGSLSGEHGDGQARSELLSRMYSPEILALFARFKGIFDPAGMMNPGILVNPRPVDADLRVRRAPLELEDVTALAYPEDQGSFGQAMRRCVGVGKCRNTTGAGVMCPSYRATREEKHSTRGRAHLLAEMVNGELITDGWRSEEVAEALDLCLSCKGCLSDCPVDVDMATYKAEFLHQHHKGRIRPASHYSMGWLPVWLRAASLAPRLANTMSRRFSGLLKKFGGIAPERELPTFAKAPFTRSRADLKRWATGSRPVVLWPDSFNNYLTPDVLDAAAEVLTAAGYDVVLPDRGVCCGLTWVSTGQLDMAKKVLRRTLSVLEPYLRSGYLVAGLEPSCTALFRGDLPALLPGDPVAELLAERTRTFAELVEDSPLEFRSLDVETLSQVHCHQHAVLGFDADEAAMRAAGIHNSTMDSGCCGLAGNFGFERGHYDVSVACAEDRMLPAIRAAAEGTEVVADGFSCRTQIEQLDGRRAVHLAELLRRALP; encoded by the coding sequence GTGGAGATCCTGGCCGACGCCGCGACGCTGGCGCTGTACACGACCGACGCCTCCAATTACCGGCACGTGCCGAAGGGGGTGGCGCTGCCGCGGAGCGTCGACGAGGTGATCGAGGCCGTCGCCGCCTGCCGCCGGGCCGGGCTGCCGGTGATCGCCCGTGGCGGCGGCACCAGCGTCGCGGGCAACTCGTGTGGGCCGGGCGTCGTGCTCGACACCTCGCGTCACCTCGGCGGGGTCCTCGACCTCGATCCGGCGGCGCGCACGGCGAGGGTCGCCCCGGGAACCGTCCTCGACGACCTCCAGCGGCTCGCCGCGCCGCACGGGCTCCGGTTCGGCCCCGACCCGTCGACGCATTCGCGCTGCACGATCGGCGGGATGATCGGCAACAACGCCTGCGGTTCGCATTCGGTGGCCTGGGGCCGCACGGTCGACGTCGTCCGGGAGCTGGACGTGCTGCTCTACGACGGCACCCGGCTGACCGTCGGGCCGGCCTCACCGTCCGAAGTGGACGCCAGGGCGGCCAAGCCCGGCACCGAAGGCCGGGTCTTCTCCGAGCTGCGCGCACTGGTCCGGGACAACCTGGCGTTGCTGCGCACCGAACTGTCCTCCTTCAGCAGGCGGGTCTCCGGGTACGGGCTGGAACACCTGTTGCCGGAGAACGGTTTCGACGTCGCCAAGGCACTGGTCGGCAGCGAGGGCACCTGCGTCACCGTGCTGGAGGCGACGGTCTCGCTCGCCGAGGTGCCGCAACGCAAGGTGCTCGCGGTGCTCGGCTTCGAGTCCGACATCGCCGCGGCCGACGCGGTTCCGGCGATCCTGCCGTGGTCGCCGCTGACCGTCGAGGGCGTCGACGCGGATCTCGTCGCCCTGCTGGAGCCCGGTCGCGCCGACGGCCTGCCGCCCGGTGGCGCCTGGTTGTTCGTCGAGATGGCGGATCCGGACAAGGCACGCGGGCTGATCGCCGGACTGCGCGGCGCGTTGACCGGATCCGCGCTGCTGGACGACGCGGCGGCGCAGAAGCGGCTGTGGCGGATCCGGGAGGAGGGCGCCGGTCTCGCGACCCGGCTGGCCGGGGGCGAGGAGGCCTGGCCGGGCTGGGAGGACGCCGCCGTGCCGCCCGAGCGTCTGGGTGCCTACTTGCGGGAGTTCAAGCAGCTCATGCGCCGGCACGGGCGCAAGAGCGTCGTCTACGGCCACTACGGCGAAGGCTGCCTGCATCTGCGGCTGGACTTCGATCTGCTGTCGCCGCGAGGGATCGCCGGATTCCGGTCGTTCCTGGAAGAGGCGGCGGACCTGGTCGCCGCGCACGGCGGCTCGCTGTCCGGGGAGCACGGTGACGGCCAGGCGCGTTCGGAACTGCTGTCCCGGATGTACAGTCCCGAGATCCTCGCGCTTTTCGCGCGGTTCAAGGGGATCTTCGATCCGGCGGGCATGATGAACCCCGGCATCCTGGTGAACCCCAGGCCGGTCGACGCCGATCTCCGCGTCCGTCGCGCGCCACTGGAGCTCGAAGACGTCACCGCGCTCGCGTACCCGGAGGACCAGGGGAGCTTCGGGCAGGCGATGCGGCGTTGTGTCGGCGTCGGGAAATGCCGCAACACCACCGGAGCGGGCGTGATGTGCCCGAGCTACCGCGCCACACGCGAGGAGAAGCATTCGACGCGGGGGCGCGCGCATCTGCTCGCCGAAATGGTGAACGGCGAACTGATCACCGACGGCTGGCGTTCGGAGGAGGTCGCCGAGGCACTGGATCTGTGCCTGTCGTGCAAGGGCTGTCTGTCCGATTGCCCGGTCGACGTCGACATGGCGACGTACAAGGCGGAATTCCTGCACCAGCACCACAAGGGGCGGATCCGCCCGGCGTCGCATTATTCGATGGGCTGGCTGCCGGTGTGGCTGCGCGCGGCGTCGCTCGCGCCCCGGCTGGCGAACACGATGTCGCGCCGGTTCTCCGGACTGCTGAAGAAGTTCGGCGGGATCGCGCCGGAACGGGAGCTGCCGACCTTCGCGAAGGCGCCGTTCACCCGAAGCCGCGCCGACCTCAAGCGCTGGGCGACCGGCTCCCGGCCCGTGGTGCTGTGGCCCGACTCCTTCAACAACTACCTCACGCCCGACGTCCTCGACGCCGCCGCCGAGGTGCTTACCGCCGCGGGCTACGACGTCGTCCTGCCCGATCGCGGTGTCTGCTGCGGGCTCACCTGGGTTTCGACCGGACAGCTCGACATGGCGAAGAAGGTGTTGCGCCGCACGCTTTCCGTGCTCGAACCGTATCTGCGCTCGGGGTATCTGGTCGCCGGGCTGGAGCCGAGCTGCACCGCCCTCTTCCGCGGCGACCTCCCGGCGCTCCTGCCCGGCGACCCGGTCGCGGAACTGCTCGCCGAACGCACCAGGACGTTCGCCGAACTCGTCGAGGATTCGCCGCTCGAATTCCGTTCGCTGGACGTCGAGACGCTCAGCCAGGTGCATTGCCACCAGCACGCCGTGCTCGGCTTCGACGCCGACGAGGCCGCCATGCGCGCCGCGGGTATCCACAATTCCACAATGGACTCGGGGTGCTGTGGACTGGCGGGCAACTTCGGCTTCGAACGCGGGCACTACGACGTTTCCGTCGCCTGCGCCGAAGACCGCATGCTGCCCGCGATCCGCGCCGCCGCCGAGGGCACCGAGGTGGTCGCGGACGGCTTCAGCTGCCGGACGCAGATCGAGCAGCTCGACGGGCGGCGGGCCGTGCACCTGGCGGAACTGTTGAGGCGCGCGCTGCCCTAG
- a CDS encoding GAF domain-containing protein — MTARRHAAEDLAAEHSAVLGGLLREREELLATLDRVAALNGTARLIRESIGTHSGFVAELAGPEQAVIRWMSGTRTDALQDLAVPIGQGIGGRVLALGKPVRVNDYVNSPSITHQFDAQVRGEGLAAMIAVPIFSGTETVAIAYAAMRERRDFGDDAVQSLEEIATEAGRALKLASVAEADRETALSAERLRMQSALHDSVGALLFSIGVQVRNLHEDISDNPALESRLRRLEGDVSAASRALRESLLALSESSPERALPVELAEHCRSFQARCGVPARFVQLAPVPRLDAERTGLLVAAVREGLLNVEKHAEALSVVVSLLPSEDGVQVVVADDGTGHRGDDAEEPEPGTGMGLRALAERAARLGGRVSLVRDEDDGCTLRAWVPEPCRRR, encoded by the coding sequence GTGACGGCGAGACGGCACGCCGCTGAAGACCTCGCCGCCGAGCACAGCGCGGTGCTCGGCGGGCTTCTTCGCGAGCGCGAGGAGCTGCTCGCGACCCTCGACCGGGTCGCGGCCCTCAACGGCACCGCGCGGCTGATCCGCGAGTCGATCGGCACGCATTCCGGCTTCGTGGCCGAGCTGGCCGGGCCCGAGCAGGCGGTGATCCGCTGGATGTCGGGCACCCGGACGGACGCCCTGCAGGATCTCGCCGTGCCGATCGGCCAGGGCATCGGCGGTCGGGTGCTCGCGCTGGGCAAGCCGGTGCGGGTGAACGACTACGTCAACTCGCCGAGTATCACCCACCAGTTCGACGCGCAGGTCCGCGGCGAGGGCCTCGCCGCGATGATCGCCGTCCCGATCTTCAGCGGGACCGAGACGGTCGCCATCGCGTACGCCGCCATGCGCGAGCGGCGCGACTTCGGCGACGACGCGGTCCAGTCCCTCGAAGAGATCGCCACCGAGGCCGGCCGGGCGCTGAAACTGGCGTCGGTCGCCGAAGCCGACCGCGAGACCGCGCTGTCCGCCGAACGGCTCCGCATGCAGAGCGCGCTGCACGATTCGGTCGGCGCGCTCCTATTCTCCATCGGCGTGCAGGTCCGGAACCTGCACGAGGACATCAGCGACAACCCGGCACTCGAATCGCGGCTGCGGCGGCTGGAGGGCGACGTGTCGGCCGCGTCGAGGGCGCTGCGCGAGTCGCTGCTGGCGTTGTCCGAGTCGAGCCCGGAACGCGCGCTGCCGGTGGAGCTGGCCGAGCACTGCCGTTCGTTCCAGGCGCGCTGCGGCGTCCCGGCGCGGTTCGTGCAGCTCGCGCCCGTCCCCCGGCTGGACGCCGAACGCACCGGCCTGCTGGTCGCGGCCGTCCGGGAGGGCCTGCTCAACGTGGAGAAACACGCCGAAGCGCTGTCCGTCGTGGTCAGTCTGCTGCCCAGTGAAGACGGCGTGCAGGTGGTCGTCGCCGACGACGGGACCGGTCATCGCGGCGACGACGCCGAGGAGCCCGAACCCGGCACCGGCATGGGGCTGCGCGCGCTGGCCGAACGCGCCGCACGGCTCGGCGGCCGGGTCAGCCTGGTCCGCGACGAGGACGACGGATGCACGCTGCGCGCCTGGGTGCCGGAACCGTGCCGTCGCCGGTGA
- a CDS encoding response regulator transcription factor, translated as MHAARLGAGTVPSPVTVLVVDDHPVVRDGVSLLLRYDPAMTVVGSAETGRSAIRRAGELKPVLILLDLRLPDMLAPEVIAELRRVHPAGRIVVFTAHGDHQGVRAALDSGAHGCLLKDVAGTDLVAALRQVLKGERVVDPRIFPDDGQRSVALARSGLTRREYEVLRLAAQGQTNPEIAESTGLARNTVKTYLQSALHKLGARNRVEAIGKASEAGLL; from the coding sequence ATGCACGCTGCGCGCCTGGGTGCCGGAACCGTGCCGTCGCCGGTGACGGTCCTCGTCGTGGACGACCATCCGGTGGTCCGCGACGGGGTGAGCCTGCTGCTGCGTTACGACCCGGCGATGACCGTGGTCGGCTCGGCCGAGACCGGCCGGTCCGCGATCCGGCGGGCCGGTGAGCTGAAGCCGGTGCTGATCCTGCTGGACCTGCGGTTGCCGGACATGCTCGCGCCCGAGGTCATCGCCGAGCTCCGCCGCGTGCACCCGGCCGGGCGGATCGTGGTGTTCACCGCGCACGGCGACCATCAGGGCGTGCGGGCCGCGCTGGACTCCGGGGCGCACGGCTGTCTGCTCAAGGACGTCGCCGGGACGGATCTGGTGGCGGCGTTGCGGCAGGTGCTCAAGGGTGAGCGCGTCGTCGATCCGCGGATCTTCCCCGACGACGGCCAGCGGTCCGTCGCGCTGGCCCGCAGCGGACTGACGCGGCGCGAGTACGAGGTTCTACGACTCGCCGCACAGGGGCAGACGAATCCGGAGATCGCGGAATCGACCGGGCTGGCGCGGAACACCGTCAAGACCTACCTTCAGTCCGCGCTGCACAAACTCGGCGCCCGGAACCGCGTCGAGGCCATCGGCAAGGCCTCCGAAGCCGGCCTCCTCTGA
- a CDS encoding ABC transporter ATP-binding protein: MLSVRDLQVRYGRSVAALHGVDLDVSPDGVLAVLGSNGAGKSTLLRTVSGTLRMHRGSVSAGEVRYDGKPLTKLDPARIVGLGVVGVPEGRQVFARMTVEENLRAGGIGARSPEQRAAARKRVDELFPVLSERAKQRAGLLSGGEQQMLAIGRALMSGPRLLLLDEPSLGLAPKIVERIGDIIREIHEQGTAVVLVEQNAVMALRVADHAIVLEVGRVALAGTTAELAASEEVQRLYLGGHAESQATAEAEAADARKHLAGRSLSRWAG, translated from the coding sequence TTGCTGAGTGTTCGTGATCTCCAGGTGCGGTACGGCCGATCGGTGGCCGCACTGCACGGGGTCGACCTCGACGTTTCACCTGACGGGGTGCTGGCCGTCCTCGGCAGCAACGGGGCCGGGAAATCGACCCTGCTGCGTACGGTTTCCGGCACGCTGCGTATGCACCGCGGCTCGGTTTCCGCCGGCGAGGTGCGCTACGACGGCAAACCACTGACCAAATTGGACCCCGCCCGCATCGTCGGTCTCGGCGTGGTCGGCGTCCCCGAAGGCCGCCAGGTCTTCGCGCGGATGACGGTCGAGGAGAACCTGCGCGCGGGCGGGATCGGCGCCCGCTCCCCCGAACAGCGCGCCGCCGCCCGCAAACGCGTCGACGAGCTCTTCCCTGTCCTGTCCGAACGGGCCAAACAGCGCGCGGGCCTGCTCTCCGGCGGCGAGCAGCAGATGCTCGCCATCGGGCGCGCGCTGATGTCCGGCCCGCGGCTCCTGCTGCTCGACGAACCTTCGCTCGGCCTCGCGCCGAAGATCGTCGAGCGGATCGGCGACATCATCCGCGAGATCCACGAGCAGGGCACCGCCGTGGTGCTGGTCGAGCAGAACGCCGTGATGGCGTTGCGCGTCGCCGATCACGCGATCGTCCTGGAGGTCGGCAGGGTCGCGCTGGCCGGGACGACGGCCGAGCTCGCGGCGAGCGAAGAAGTCCAGCGCCTCTACCTCGGCGGCCACGCCGAATCGCAGGCCACCGCCGAGGCCGAAGCCGCCGACGCCCGCAAGCACCTCGCGGGCCGGAGCCTGTCGAGGTGGGCCGGATGA
- a CDS encoding branched-chain amino acid ABC transporter permease — MNTFLQLVVNGLGKGAVFALLALGFVIIFKATEVVNFAHGSLVLFGGYLVVVTRDALGWAGASLVGIVSAGLLALLLERFLLSRSRHADANSLALLTIGVDVIVTEEIVRRLGVTLPFLGDAWDAQPFQLGGITLFRTHLVALVVAAVLITAFTLAFKYSNWGVAMRAQAENREAAALMGIRSSRVTATAWVVAGVLAGVAVLFIATQDFSGAGLSRGTHSIALAAFPAAILGGLDSTAGAVVGGLVVGLVEALSAQYVSFDFSKSAVFLVMLVVLVVRPSGLFGTRESTRV; from the coding sequence GTGAACACATTCCTGCAACTCGTGGTGAACGGACTCGGCAAGGGCGCGGTGTTCGCGTTGCTGGCGCTGGGTTTCGTGATCATCTTCAAGGCCACCGAAGTGGTCAACTTCGCGCACGGCTCGCTCGTGCTCTTCGGCGGCTACCTGGTCGTCGTGACCCGCGACGCGCTCGGCTGGGCGGGTGCCTCGCTGGTCGGCATCGTCTCGGCGGGCCTGCTCGCCCTCCTGCTGGAACGGTTCCTGCTGTCCCGCTCGCGGCACGCGGACGCGAACAGCCTGGCGTTGCTGACCATCGGCGTCGACGTGATCGTCACCGAGGAGATCGTGCGGCGGCTCGGCGTCACGCTGCCGTTCCTCGGCGACGCCTGGGACGCGCAGCCCTTCCAGCTCGGCGGGATCACGCTGTTCCGCACCCATCTGGTCGCGCTGGTCGTCGCCGCCGTGCTGATCACCGCGTTCACGCTGGCGTTCAAGTACTCGAACTGGGGCGTCGCGATGCGCGCCCAGGCCGAGAACCGCGAAGCCGCCGCGCTGATGGGCATCCGCAGTTCCCGGGTGACGGCGACCGCCTGGGTGGTCGCGGGTGTGCTCGCCGGGGTCGCGGTGCTCTTCATCGCCACGCAGGACTTCTCCGGCGCGGGGCTGTCCCGCGGCACGCACTCCATCGCGCTCGCGGCGTTCCCCGCGGCCATCCTCGGCGGGCTGGACTCGACGGCGGGCGCGGTGGTGGGCGGCCTGGTCGTCGGGCTGGTCGAGGCGCTTTCCGCGCAGTACGTGTCGTTCGACTTCTCCAAGAGCGCGGTCTTCCTGGTGATGCTCGTGGTCCTGGTGGTGCGGCCGTCGGGGTTGTTCGGGACGAGGGAGAGCACCCGTGTCTGA